ATCGCCGCGGGCCTTCCAGACCATGCGCTTGGTGACCCCGTAGAGGTCGAGCTGCTGGTAGAGCGGCATCGTCGCCGCGTCCTCGATCCAGAGCTTGCTGATCCGCTGGTAGAGCTCCAGGCGCTTCTTCGCGTCCATGATGGTCTGGGCCTCGTCCACCATCCGGTCGAAATCGGGGTTGTAGTAGTTCGAGAGGATCTTTCCGGAGCGGAAGAGCGGGACGTAGACAGTCTCGGCGTCGTAGGTCGTGGTCCCCCAGCCGATGAGCCAGACCGGCCCGGCGTTGTGGATGTATACCATGTTGTTCAGGTAGTTCCCCCACTCGTGGGTCCTGAGCTGGGCGCGGATGCCGGCCTTGGTCAGCTGACCCGCCACGGCCTCGGCCACCTCCTTGTCGCGGACGTACCGCCCCTGAGGCCCGTTTAGGACGATGTCCACGCCGCCCGCGTAACCGGCCTCGGTCAGGAGCTGCTTCGTCCTGGCCAGGTCCTGCTTGATCGGCTTCAGGTTCGGGTCGAAGCCGAAGTGCTTGGAGGTCAGCATGGTGGCGACCCTGACCCCTTTGCCGTCGAGCACGTTCTTGATGATCTCGTCCACGTCGACCGCGTGATTCATGGCAAGCCGGATGCGCCGGTCGGCGATCGGCCCGGGATAGGGCCCGACCAGCTTGTGCTGCTTGTCGAACTGGTGCGTGTAGTACATGAGCTGGATGGTGCGGACGCTCGGCGCCGTTGAGAGGAAGAGCTTGGGGTGGTTGGCGATGATGTTGGCCAGGTGCGGGGGGATGTTCACCGCGACGTCGATCTCACCGTTCTGGAGCGCCGCCACCCGCACCGCGTCGTCCGGGATCGGGCGGAAGACCAGCGTCTTGATCTTCGCCGCGCCGCGCCAGTACTGCTCGTTGGCCGCCAGCTCGATGTGGTCGTCCTTGACCCAGCGGAC
Above is a window of Candidatus Rokuibacteriota bacterium DNA encoding:
- a CDS encoding ABC transporter substrate-binding protein, whose translation is MRLRQLVGPILLACLVPVSVWAAPQGKVVVAQGVDPTTLDPMNHQETPASNLAVNLFDTLLERDQELNIVPLLAESYRIVAPTTWEFKLRKGIKFHNGEPLDAEAVKFSLERLVDPKLKLRGATPFAPLKSVEIMDPHTVRIHTKAPWPILDTMMTTSGTSILPPKYYGEKDMAHVARNPVGAGPFKFVRWVKDDHIELAANEQYWRGAAKIKTLVFRPIPDDAVRVAALQNGEIDVAVNIPPHLANIIANHPKLFLSTAPSVRTIQLMYYTHQFDKQHKLVGPYPGPIADRRIRLAMNHAVDVDEIIKNVLDGKGVRVATMLTSKHFGFDPNLKPIKQDLARTKQLLTEAGYAGGVDIVLNGPQGRYVRDKEVAEAVAGQLTKAGIRAQLRTHEWGNYLNNMVYIHNAGPVWLIGWGTTTYDAETVYVPLFRSGKILSNYYNPDFDRMVDEAQTIMDAKKRLELYQRISKLWIEDAATMPLYQQLDLYGVTKRMVWKARGDERLKGYDMVVK